A genomic region of Antennarius striatus isolate MH-2024 chromosome 16, ASM4005453v1, whole genome shotgun sequence contains the following coding sequences:
- the ccnf gene encoding cyclin-F, whose amino-acid sequence MKAGIIHCRCSKCYTVPVRKRVRKRSPALNLLSLPEEVLLCVVHCLSAEDLLSVRAVNSQLRDLIDNHSSIWARISFRDKWPCPNSLWLFERAAEKGNFEAAVKLGIAYLYNEGPLLGDEGRADLCGRKASHFFSLAESLSCPHADPFIWVFIRPPWSPTGSCCKAVVFDHLKAECDNVEKRGPLLHCLARVLQLFDDGERCSEAISLLKQSSEAGCLKSSYMLWEHKRKAAMADPGRYLQCIRTLRDYACKGSWEAQLSLAKVCSSGNPLGLESKACSDLVSQLFWSSNSASGRCTQGILTRGIKDTMRYILVDWLVEVTTMKDFSSLTLHVTVGCVDRYLACRSVPKARLQLLGIACMVVCTRYISKEILTIREAVWLTDNTYKYEDLVRMMGEVVSVLEGKIRSPTLLDYGEVLLSLLPLERRTTHLFSYICELSLLYSDLATPPPARMACAALLLTRAMHHYAPLWPSQLIDYTGFSKQDLVSHSVLLYVKCFSQDVPKDYRHVSLTGVKQRFEDEAYYHISKEKVIDFKELCQILEIPEVEPEMEPPSPTGQAADIHTFLASPSSNSKRRRNDALQAHRESFVATPTVELSNQEEMLVGDILDWSLDTSCSGYEGDQEEGSEGEKDGDASMASIKLDSLTEAEKLKHCRALSSDEDSFCETEGGVNKNDQGQEHLSSSSGYFSVQSISPSSTCSSSSPLIPCTFKTFTTSEHTASTKAQPGFHLLVPVQRPRGTSSKQVKRKNTAAHSGGEAEEEEDEYPANAGFLSL is encoded by the exons ATGAAAGCGGGCA TAATCCACTGTCGATGTTCAAAATGCTACACAGTTCCAGTGCGGAAGAGGGTCCGTAAGCGAAGTCCAGCCCTGAACTTGCTGTCTCTACCTGAGGAGGTCCTTCTCTGTGTGGTCCACTGCCTCTCTGCTGAGGACCTGCTTTCTGTCAGAGCA GTTAACTCCCAACTGCGGGATCTTATTGATAACCACTCTAGTATATGGGCCCGGATCAGTTTCAGGGACAAGTGGCCTTGCCCAAACTCCTTATGGCTATTTGAAag agcTGCTGAAAAGGGCAACTTTGAAGCTGCTGTGAAGCTAGGGATTGCTTATTTGTACAATGAAGGAC CGTTGCTGGGTGATGAGGGGCGAGCAGATTTATGCGGTCGCAAGGCTTCCCATTTCTTCAGCCTGGCAGAGAGCCTCAGCTGTCCCCATGCGGATCCCTTCATCTGGGTGTTCATCCGTCCACCGTGGTCACCCACCGGCAGCTGCTGCAAGGCTGTAGTGTTTGACCATCTCAAGGCTGAGTGTGACAATGTG GAGAAGAGAGGGCCCCTATTGCATTGTTTGGCCAGAGTTTTGCAGCTGTTTGAT GATGGAGAGCGATGTTCTGAAGCTATATCTTTGCTCAAACAGTCTTCGGAGGCTGGTTGTCTGAAGAGCTCCTACATGTTGTGGGAGCACAAACGAAAAGCAGCT atggCAGATCCAGGCAGGTACCTCCAGTGCATCCGAACCCTCAGGGACTATGCTTGCAAAGGATCCTGGGAGGCTCAG CTCTCCTTGGCCAAAGTGTGCAGCAGTGGGAATCCACTTGGTTTGGAATCCAAAGCCTGCTCTGACTTGGTATCTCAGCTGTTTTGGTCCTCTAACTCTGCATCGGGACGCTGCACTCAGGGCATCCTCACGCGAGGCATCAAGGACACAATGAG GTACATTCTGGTGGACTGGCTTGTGGAGGTGACCACCATGAAGGACTTCTCTAGCCTAACTTTGCATGTGACTGTGGGCTGTGTGGACCGCTACCTCGCTTGCCGCTCTGTCCCCAAGGCTCGTCTCCAGTTATTGGGAATCGCTTGTATGGTAGTTTGTACACG ttacATCAGTAAAGAGATCTTGACCATACGTGAGGCTGTTTGGCTTACAGACAACACTTACAAATATGAAGACCTGGTTCGAATGATGGGAGAGGTCGTATCTGTACTGGAAGGAAAGATCAGG AGCCCCACGCTACTTGACTACGGGGAGGTTCTGCTGTCTCTGCTCCCTTTGGAGAGGAGGACCACGCACCTATTCAGCTACATCTGTGAACTGTCTCTGCTCTACTCTGATCTTGCCACACCACCACCTGCCAGAATGGCTTGCGCAGCACTACTGCTCACACGAGCAATGCATCATTATG CTCCCCTCTGGCCCAGCCAGTTGATCGACTACACGGGTTTCTCCAAGCAAGACCTTGTCTCCCATTCGGTGCTGCTCTATGTCAAGTG tTTCAGTCAAGATGTTCCCAAAGATTACAGGCATGTGTCTCTTACTGGTGTAAAGCAAAGGTTTGAAGATGAGGCCTACTATCACATCAGCAAAGAAAAG GTCATTGACTTTAAAGAGCTGTGCCAGATCTTGGAGATTCCTGAAGTGGAGCCTGAGATGGAGCCTCCCAGCCCCACTGGTCAAGCGGCAGACATCCACACCTTCCTGGCTTCTCCGTCTAGTAACAGTAAGAG GAGACGCAATGATGCTCTGCAGGCCCACAGGGAAAGCTTTGTTGCCACGCCTACTGTAGAGCTGTCCAATCAGGAAGAGATGCTAGTTGGGGACATCCTGGATTGGAGCCTGgacacttcctgttctggttATGAGGGGGACCAGGAGGAAGGGAGCGAGGGAGAGAAAGATGGGGATG CTTCTATGGCATCCATTAAACTGGACTCGCTGACTGAAGCCGAAAAGCTGAAGCACTGCAGAGCCCTGTCCAGCGACGAAGACAGTTTCTGTGAAACAGAAGGGGGTGTAAACAAGAATGACCAAGGCCAGGAAcatctttcctcctcttctgggTACTTTTCTGTTCAGAGTATCAGCCCTTCATCCAcatgttcctcctcctcccccctcataCCTTGCACATTCAAGACCTTTACAACGTCTGAGCATACAGCCTCCACCAAAGCCCAACCAGGTTTCCACCTTTTGGTGCCCGTGCAGAGGCCCCGGGGCACCTCCAGCAAACAAGTGAAGAGGAAGAACACGGCAGCTCATAGCGGAGGGgaggcagaagaggaggaagatgagtaTCCTGCCAATGCAGGGTTTCTGAGTTTGTAG